Genomic segment of Xiphias gladius isolate SHS-SW01 ecotype Sanya breed wild chromosome 16, ASM1685928v1, whole genome shotgun sequence:
AATAAGAAAAGAGATTACCCAAAGAAGTGGGATTATCTCAACAACCAAgagtaaaatgtaaacttttatAATTTGTTCACTTACCTCCAGTGAGTATTGTAATAGGAGGTACTTGTAAGAGTGAATGACATACCAGTTTCAAACATCATGTACGGATGCCCACTAATCTATATTAAGATAGATattaatttagattttacatttaccTATTCATAAATTTCTTCTTGTGGGtaataattacaattaaatcacaaaataaagcaCGAATTATTAATGAATGGAGTCATTCACATATCAAATGATCCAACAACCTagaacattttttcacaattacTGCCCAATACCCTTTCTAGCATGCACATCTCCATCTCTTGGAATTATAGCTGCTTTGTGATTCTGGAGTATTTCATTTACAAGTGGCTCTGGACAACTAATATAAAAGATCTAAAAACAATGCTTTAAGCGTTATGAGCCTTTATCTCACCCTATCAGACAGAAGCATGTGAAAACGCTAATCCAGCTTCTTAAAAACTGCGCTCTCCTGTTGTCCTCCTCTGACCCGTCCCCGTCTCAACTATTCAGAAATCCAGAGTATCGGTAGTCAGCTAAGCAGGTGTTATATACACTGACCTGGTTATAGAGTGTGATACAAAACGCTGACATTAAACGAAATTTTCTCTTGATGGACCTCCAACTTTTAATCACACTCTATGTTGTTTAGTGGGAAACACTAAACGTTCACTCAAGTTTGGAATACTTGACCAccacatttcattcaaaaatgtaGCGATTTAGTGGCGCTAATCGAGCTAGCTCCATGGCGGGCGTTACCTCCATAACTTACTAGTATTACATGAACTAGCTACGATTTTGGCAACGTCTGTGTCGGTAACTGTAGCACAGGAGTGTTTACCCGTGCAGCACACAACTATTTAGTGGAACTTTTGACTGTTGAATGGCTAGCAAAGTGTTGGCCAGCTAGAGCGCCCCGTCGGTGTATTTTGGTGAAAGATGTAACACGGAATCcctttttaaaagttgaaaattgAAGTCGAAAAGACCCGCTTGATGTTCTGGATATATGTCGACGTAAAATACAGATGTGTTGTTGTGTTCCACACTGTAATTTCGTTTCAAACGCTGCCAGATTTTAACTtgaaaataacatgaaagaAACTAGTCATCAGGCTAGCGGTAGCTAACATAATGGTAGCCCTGGACACTCCCTGCTCAACTGTCAAGAACACTGTCATTTGTCAACCACAAGGAAGGAAAATACTAACCGGCTGCCGAGCAACATCCGAAGAAGCCATAGTTTTAGACAGAAGTTAATGTCCCAGCTAGATTcacaaataatacaaagaaaaaagactagAGACCgacttctttttttaagaatcCTGGTCAGGACCGCCTCACAGTGTCTACCGTCGACAACTGGACAGACTACACCACCTAAAACAATGTAGGAATGAGGTGAAATCTTTAGTTTGTAAATTTGCTTTAAAACTAACATTCTGTAAATTGGGCCAAACTGTCAGAGAGGGTCAAACATATGTCACTTTTAAGGAGCAAAATATACTACAATTGTAGGAAATTGTATTCAAACGATATTCATTCACTGTAGTAATCCAACTCATCCCCCTTCTTTGTATAATGGTACAGCGCAACTTAATTTTCGCAGTGGTTTCCATGGTTTGTTGCGGACTGTCAGAAAAAATTGTAAATCCAAGTGCAGCGCAACTCTGCAGCTATTCCTGATGTTGATACTGTCAGACATAAATTTTGACCTAACAAAATCGAAAGGAATTACAAGAATTTTGAGAATATTTTGAACATTGTACATTGGTTGTCCTGCTTAGTTAGTTTTGAGAGACAAAATCAAGAGCTAACTCAGGTTTTAGAATGAAAGAGGCCGATTACTATCATCACATTATATTCTATGTAAGCGAAATATTTTCTAACCTACTTTTTCactaatttgattttatttgccaCGGACTTCGGCGCATTTGTTGCCTGTTGACTGTATACAGTCTATGGTGTTGACCAATATGGTTTGTCTAGTTAAAACAGACTACAAACGGGTTTTAGTTAGCTATTACAGATCTAAATCAGTTGGTTATTCAATACAGGTCCAAAGTATattcccacttttttttctcacgaGATCATGGCTAATTCGAGACTTAAAATAAACCCGCTTTCTCCAAAACTCAGAGTACTTTTACTACATGGTCCATTTTAGGAGTTTACGAGGAGCACGGGAACGCAGCATCATTTTTTGCGGTGGCGAGCCGTTTGCTCCGGTTGTTTCAGCGACGCGCGACCCCTACCTGCCGGAGCCCGACACTGGTAGTCCccatggaggagaggaggaggccggAGAACAAGATGCTGTCATCCGTTGTCGCCGACCTCAGTGAATGACAGCAGCTTGAGCAAGGAGGCATTTTGAAACGTCCTAGTGCAACTTCATTACCTTTGCGCTGTGTTTGGGTCGTCCAGAATGATGATGGCTTCCCAGTGCACGGAGCAAGCCGTGGAAGAGTTCCTgatggagaggggagggagggtcCAACAGATGGAGCTGATCGATCATTTCCTATCAGACCAGGGAGAAAATGACCAGTCGAGGGAAGGGGTGGATCGCGAGGTGCTGAAACGCATCGTGGACAGCGTGGGCTTCGTGAAGGTGGAAAACGGTGTgaaatttgtgtgtttaaatactGGAGGCAGCGTGGAGTCGGTGATGCGTACGGACGCCGACGGCTGCGATCAAGCGGAGTGCAACGGCAATGTCCGGGAGACACTGGACAACAGTGTCAACGGCAACCCTGACAACGGAGACCAAACAGGTGAGGGAGACGCATCCTTTGTGTTAGTTCTATTTTATATCatctacttgttttttttcccgtgaTCCGTTTATATCCTTAAATTATGTCACTTAATTGGCTACTGTGTGTCTTTACACATCTAGccaatattatatttatatttgtgtatctgtatgtcTTCTTATTTACTAATTCGGTTAGGTATTACTGTCTCCTAAGCAGCTGATCAACAATGTCAAGTACCAGGATTTGGCGATTTTTCTGTATAGGTTTAGATCAAAGCTGCCAAACTCCCATGATTAAGATCTTTAATTGTGACCTTTTGAAAGCCAgaaatacacatataaaaagAAGCTACAAATAATTCAggataataataaaagaaagataaataaCAAGACTATACTCCTGTATACCTGTGCAGGATACATTGGAGTTTGGGTTTAGATTACACAACAAGATATTCAAGTCTACAACATGTAATCAACAAACTGAATGAGCTGAATGACAGcgacaaaaaaatgttcaatggTTTCACAGGAGTACCCAGCCCACTTGGCTCAGGCCTGGACAACGACAAACAGTCAAATGACAATGAGCAACCTGCAACCCCCTCCCAGAATAAGGCCAACGCAGGGACACCTACCTCTggtggaggaggggaggtgaAGCTGAGGGATCGGAGGAGGCGAGAGTCAGCCCCAGTTATTGGGGTGCCAGACCTGGACCAGGCTCACCCTGGGTGGTCCCACAGCCAGCAGGTGAGAGGGGCACGTAGGGTGTCTAAAGGCTCCCAGCGGGCCATGCTGACCAGCTGCCTATCTGAAGACAGCGCCCTGGAGGGGCTGGACCCTGTTGGAGATATCAACACGCCCAAGGGAAGTCGCAGGAACTTCATAGAGCTGATGATGAGTAGTTCTCCTCAGGTAGGATACTGTGTTTCTCTGGCATGAAAAACGTTTCCAAGTagattgttattgttgttactAGTCaccattttatttgtatgtcaGCTTTACAAAGCTCTCTACAGGGAATAACAGTTAAAGTGAGTAACAATCGAAGCTGGTGAGAAAGTCTGATTAGAAACAGGGGCTTCAGACTCGGAAACATGACTGATTCAGATGTAACAGAAAAATGCTCCTGCACTGCTTTGATTCGTCCAAACTTTGAACCATGTTATACTGTACTTTTGGCCTAAAGCAGTGAATTCACGGCAGGTGTTTCACGTCTGGGTGTGCTGCAAAACCTGACTGGCTCTCAGTTGTCCATAAATGAAAGGGAGCAGTTTGCCACTGTGAAAGTGGCAGCATGGCCAAGAGCACGGTCTTTGCCAGCGGATGGAAAATGCCATTTGGGGCTTGATCATGACATGTTACTCCACAgaaactgttttctgtcttgtgtAACTGAGTGATTTGACACAGTAACCTAGCTTGCCGTAACTCTTCAGCAGGTTGACCTATGAGCTTCTTTTGATGATCATCAGAAGGCAACAACTGAGAAAATGGacaattttaaaactgatttggTGGATTCTCAAAGATGcctttttacagtttacatcAGTCAGAGGCTTTATTGTGATGAAGAATGGTGCTTAATGCCCTGGAACCAAGCCCACTTTTGTTTAGCCAGTCTTTCACAAATAACAATAGAGTATTTGTGTGGTTCTTTAAATCTGAAACATTTGAAGTGTTTTGAAACTTATTTATGGTGCCACTGAGATCCCGTGAAGAACCACTTTAGTAGGATATTGATAAATGACTCTTCTAAAGTACCACTGTAATATCTggtgggacaaaaaaaaaacctatgtaAAGTGTGCTCCTCTTTCTCGCCAATGTTCTTCCTTTTGTAGGTTCGGAGGTCTCTGATCAACCGTGGCTCACGCCTCCGGGACTCAGTGAGGAGTGATGGCGATTCATCGTCACTCCTCTCCTCAgccactgatgaagactgtgcGTCAGTGACTCTGGACCCACTAGAGCACGAGTGGATGCTGTGCGCCTCAGACGGCCTGTGGGAAAGCCTGCAGCCCCTGCTGGCTGTCGAACCCAGCCTAGTGGCCAAGCGAGACTTTGTGACCGGCTTTACCTGCCTCCACTGGGCGGCTAAGCAAGGCAAAGCTGAGCTGCTCTCCCAGCTGCTGGCCTTCGCCAAGGAGAATGCTATACCCGTGAATGTAAATGTGAGATCAAGTGCTGGATACACACCGCTACACCTGGCGGCcatgcatggacacacacaggtgGGTTGCTGCGAGTGTACTGTTAGTGGGG
This window contains:
- the sowahca gene encoding ankyrin repeat domain-containing protein SOWAHC, whose amino-acid sequence is MMMASQCTEQAVEEFLMERGGRVQQMELIDHFLSDQGENDQSREGVDREVLKRIVDSVGFVKVENGVKFVCLNTGGSVESVMRTDADGCDQAECNGNVRETLDNSVNGNPDNGDQTGVPSPLGSGLDNDKQSNDNEQPATPSQNKANAGTPTSGGGGEVKLRDRRRRESAPVIGVPDLDQAHPGWSHSQQVRGARRVSKGSQRAMLTSCLSEDSALEGLDPVGDINTPKGSRRNFIELMMSSSPQVRRSLINRGSRLRDSVRSDGDSSSLLSSATDEDCASVTLDPLEHEWMLCASDGLWESLQPLLAVEPSLVAKRDFVTGFTCLHWAAKQGKAELLSQLLAFAKENAIPVNVNVRSSAGYTPLHLAAMHGHTQVVRVLLSDWEADPEARDYSGRRAIQYLPPPLAANLQEEGVVTSPGAESDSENTNGSSGGGGRGWRFPRVLQGNLNPLRLLNPPAEAAEEAAGTGKTKGGMQRKSSLSRLNARLHRGRHRAQIIHSASFRDTGEVGRGEDLPSSPLRTRPLSNLFG